Genomic DNA from Vigna radiata var. radiata cultivar VC1973A unplaced genomic scaffold, Vradiata_ver6 scaffold_161, whole genome shotgun sequence:
TGGTCATAGATAAATAAAGTATTGTTTCAGTAGATTCAAGACAAACCTTCCAGCAAATTCGAGACAAACCAGTTGGCGGACACCTAGAACCAAGTCGCGATTGAAGTCGAAATAGGGAATGACCAAGCTCCAAAGTCCGAATCAAGTATGGATCGTCTCCACTAACGATTGGTAATGAACTTTCAATGATATCTCTCAGATTCCTCTCACAGTTTTAATGAAATTCAATCCCAATTGCTTTTCGATTTAATAGAACCCTAATTCCCCTTTTTTATTTCACTCAACCCCAATTCCCTTTTTTAATTAACGTAACCCTAAtcccctttttaatttcagtttatCAATTAATCACGCCACGTATCACTCAGTTCTCTGACACAtttcctattatttttaatgcttGACACGTCCTCCATCCACATGTGCACAGATTTAACACTGTTACTCAATTTTAACGGCAGGGGTTAATTTGGGTTAATTTCAATGAAATTAGCACTTttaaggacccaattgggaagttttataagaaggggaccaaaatgagaagaccttacgaaaatagagacgcctaagtggttttaacctatGAATTACTATATTTGATAATTGCTAACTTGAACGTTAAAATACTTTAGAAGAGTCATCCACATCACAATTACAAGGAACTCATCGCTCCCACACAATACTAAGAAAGATCTTATAATGATGTCTAGGTCCCTAGGTTCAACAAAAAACACGAGGACTTACGGAGGCAAATAATATCTATtagaaaaaagatatatatgaaaataacgaaaAATTCAAAGTTAATTTGAAATCGTGGAAATCATGGTATTAAATATGTGGCAAGAAACACCGTATCTATGCGACTGGTGAGGTAACAACGTAAGAACCACATCTTCATTATCTTCatctataattttattgaatttcttATAGTAAACCTAGTTGTTTCGGTATTAAACTCTATGTTATCTTTATTTATCAGATTCATTTTATCTAAAGTTTGCAACATCATGAAAGTCTCCGCTATCAGTCAACAATGCtaaatttttctgtttcattatCATAAAAGACCCACACCATAAAACAttcatagttttaaaaataaataagttaataagaaatttataggtttaatcattctgatagtctctattttcggtgatttttttcaattaggtttcttattttttctttttttcaattgggtccctatttttgaaaaattgaagcaattaggtcaccGTTGTTAGTTCTATACTAACACTGTTAAaaatggtgacacgtgtcagctcatgatttttttgaatttttaaatatatatatatatatatatatatatatttttattttttatttttatttttttatttttaaaaattgccacgtgtcaagttgacattgagccacgtggcaatgacaatTGAGATGACACtgatagtgccacgtgtcactatcaTACCAtgtgtcattagatttgtctcaatttgatccttatatttttaatttatacaaattaatttttttattagaaaaataaaNaaattacaaactaacatgacacatttttatttatatagtagtaaagaaatcatttaacctaaataatttgaacgagtaacctataaaagttaacatctcaataataaatatttttgtgaagNTAATCTACAcaagtatagtctcaatacttcctcaacaattcataaaaagtttctagaattaaatatttcgatttgaaatacatcattactaataatttgtctaacagaaacaaatttaaagacaaaagtttggaaaatgtacataccgtattttatttgggaaggaataattttttttaaatttttaaaaaaattaggactaaattgagacaaaataaaaatacaaggaccaaattggaacaaaataaaaatacagggaccaaattgaaacaaacgcaaTAACACGTGGTTTGACAGTGACATGTGGCACTGTGCCACTTCACACTGTCATTGCTATGTGGCatatgtcaacttgacacgtgacaaattttatttttaaaagaaaaaaaatgaaaaataaaaaaaaaaataattaaaaatatatttaaaaaattcaaaaaaatcacgagctgacatgTGTCActctttttaacggtgttagtacggaactaatgATAGTGacctaattgtttcaatttttcaaaaatagggacccagttgagaaaaagaaaaaatgagggacctaattgaaaaaagtcaGTGAAAATAGGAACTATCAAAATGATCAAACCAAACTTATATGTCacattgaagaaagaaaatgacaaGCAAAACTAACCTATACCTTGAATAGAATTAGTGTAAGTTAGAAACCattttgaaaattaacaaaCTTATAAACTCACCATTTGAACGTAAGGGTTGATTATAATTACCGTGCATTCTATAATATCTAAACTGTTGGTGTTATACTCATGTACGCAACCATAGAATACACGTTTATCATAAATCAAATGCTCTTATAAAAAACTAGAGAAATAGCCAAATCCtagtaaagaaagaaagttattaaaagataatcctTGTTAATTATGTGGTCATTCCTTGCTGGCTTGTAAGCCTCAAAATTCAAtgaataatatacaaaaaatcCAAACCAAAAGGCATACACCCAGTAGAAACTTCATCATTACAAAAACCCTATATATACCCTCTTAACTAACAAAACatatcataaaattttcaacCAGGTCATGGATTTCTttgtgtttcttcttttctccctcTTGGGTCTCTCTTCTGCTTCTAGTTCCATATTGGACCTTGACCTAGCCAAGTTTACCACACAGGAACAGGTGTCAACACTCTTCCAACTGTGGAAAAAGGAGCATGGACGTGTCTACCAGAACCAAGAAGAAGATGCAGAAAGGCTTGAGGTTTTCCATCAGAATTTGAACTACATCAGGCAAATGAATGCAAACAGAAAATCAACCCATTCCCATCGTTTGGGGTTGAACAAGTTCGCTGACATCCCTCTTGAAGAGTTGAGCAAAATGTACTTGCAAGATCCGAAGGATGTGTCACAGCACGTCAACATGGCCAACATGGCcaacaagaaaatgaagaaggaaaaattcTCTTGTGACGATGCACCTTCATCATGGGACTGGAGAAAGAAGGGTGTCATCACAGAAGTAAAGAACCAAGAGCACTGCGGTACGCGTTTTCAGTACatgttaattaataatagttaAGATATGtatgagttaaaaataataatttacataaaCTACATgagaaatttttgttaattaacttagactaatttgatttataaaagaacaacttttgtttattttttccaCTGAAATGACTTTGGAGTACGAAACCATGTGAATATAGGAAGTGGATGGGCCTTTTCTGCCACTGGAGCCATAGAAGCAACAAATGCAATAGTTACAGGCAACCTTGTTAGCGTTTCTGAACAAGAACTCATAGATTGTGCGTATAAAGCCAGCGGTTGTGAGGGTGGATATCACTTCCATGCATTCGAATGGGTTATAGAAAATGGTGGGATTGCCACAGAAGTTGATTATCCTTATAGAGCGGAAAATGGAACCTGCAAAGCCAATAAGGTTTGTGAATCCTTTTTTACCTTCTTATGAGAAATTGTGTTGACATAACCATTAATTACCCTTTGATCTCTTTTTGTTTGTGCACCTTTTCTTGAAGTAGGCACAAAACGCGGTTACAATTGACAGTTTTGATggtataatattaacaaatcaTACTTCAGCAGCAGAATCAGACGAAGCACTGTTGTGCGCCACCTTTGAGCAACCAATTAGTGCGGCCATGGACGGAAGGGATTTCTTTTTCTACACTGACGTAAGTAGTGACAGTATAATATAGTTTGAgtgttattgttattaatttgattgatttttgtGCAGGGCATATATGATGGAGGAAATTGTTCAAGTCCATTTGGGATAAaccattttgttttaattgtggGTTATGGCTCAGTGGATGGTGTAGATTATTGGATCGTGAAAAATTCATGGGGAAAAGATTGGGGTATGGA
This window encodes:
- the LOC106779803 gene encoding P34 probable thiol protease; the encoded protein is MDFFVFLLFSLLGLSSASSSILDLDLAKFTTQEQVSTLFQLWKKEHGRVYQNQEEDAERLEVFHQNLNYIRQMNANRKSTHSHRLGLNKFADIPLEELSKMYLQDPKDVSQHVNMANMANKKMKKEKFSCDDAPSSWDWRKKGVITEVKNQEHCGSGWAFSATGAIEATNAIVTGNLVSVSEQELIDCAYKASGCEGGYHFHAFEWVIENGGIATEVDYPYRAENGTCKANKAQNAVTIDSFDGIILTNHTSAAESDEALLCATFEQPISAAMDGRDFFFYTDGIYDGGNCSSPFGINHFVLIVGYGSVDGVDYWIVKNSWGKDWGMDGYIWIQRNTGDLGGVCLMNFFVAFPIKEKTATHVSPRVKPYQGVDYSPL